One window from the genome of Desulfuribacillus alkaliarsenatis encodes:
- the pssA gene encoding CDP-diacylglycerol--serine O-phosphatidyltransferase, producing the protein MFAKALPSILTVGNLFLGIIAIILVFEGRTDYAAIMVIVGMLLDGLDGRVARMLNTQSEFGKELDSLSDIVTFGVAPAFIMYAAVLSDLGTIGWIITGVFPICGALRLARFNVQDGVPGYFVGLPITAAGGILATFALYYASLPFYVLVIGMLLLSYLMISNIKYPSFKTLGLPRIVYYVSALVILIIILVSLFYPSQVNKLLFLPLALYALYGLRRKGRPYKRFFRKRKKTDNKDS; encoded by the coding sequence ATGTTTGCCAAAGCTCTGCCGAGTATTTTAACAGTAGGGAATTTATTTCTGGGAATAATTGCGATAATCCTAGTTTTTGAAGGGCGCACAGATTATGCGGCTATTATGGTAATTGTTGGCATGCTGTTAGATGGACTCGATGGTAGAGTGGCTAGAATGCTGAATACTCAGAGTGAATTTGGCAAAGAATTAGACTCATTATCTGATATTGTGACATTTGGAGTTGCGCCAGCATTTATTATGTATGCCGCTGTATTAAGCGACTTAGGTACTATCGGTTGGATTATCACCGGCGTTTTCCCAATTTGTGGTGCGTTACGCCTAGCGAGATTTAATGTACAGGATGGGGTGCCCGGGTATTTTGTTGGTTTACCAATCACAGCAGCTGGAGGTATCTTAGCTACGTTTGCATTATATTACGCTTCTTTACCATTTTATGTTTTGGTTATCGGAATGCTATTGCTTAGTTACCTCATGATAAGCAATATTAAATATCCTAGCTTTAAGACTTTAGGGCTTCCGCGGATAGTATATTATGTTTCAGCATTAGTTATATTGATTATAATTTTAGTGTCTCTATTCTATCCGAGTCAGGTTAATAAGCTATTGTTTTTACCACTGGCTCTCTATGCCCTTTATGGACTAAGAAGAAAGGGCAGACCATACAAAAGATTTTTTAGAAAAAGGAAAAAAACGGATAATAAAGACAGTTAA
- a CDS encoding phosphatidylserine decarboxylase, with translation MNKHALKDEGIFTLLFAIVVAGFLFFLYIPLVVLGIGLILFILYFFRDPLREIEAADDIIYAACDGTVVEIKDVNEERFFKGEAKAIHIFMSPTNVHVNRTPITGEVTYQHYQKGKFVPATRENCYEVNERNYIGIENANTKVLLVQVAGIMARRVVSWVEVGQKVNQGDKIGMIKFSSGTQHFLPNSVEVLVKPGDKVQAGITPIGRLV, from the coding sequence ATGAATAAACACGCTTTAAAAGATGAGGGTATATTTACACTGTTATTTGCAATTGTTGTAGCTGGTTTTTTATTCTTTTTATACATACCACTGGTTGTTTTAGGTATTGGACTTATTTTATTTATTTTATACTTCTTTAGAGACCCATTACGGGAGATTGAAGCGGCTGATGATATTATCTATGCTGCATGTGATGGGACAGTTGTAGAAATTAAGGATGTAAATGAAGAGCGATTTTTCAAAGGCGAGGCAAAAGCAATTCATATTTTTATGTCGCCTACGAATGTACATGTAAACCGCACACCAATCACGGGGGAAGTTACATATCAGCATTACCAAAAAGGTAAATTTGTACCTGCAACTAGAGAAAACTGCTATGAGGTTAACGAGCGAAACTATATCGGCATAGAAAATGCTAATACAAAGGTACTACTAGTTCAAGTTGCTGGAATTATGGCTCGCAGAGTGGTGTCTTGGGTTGAGGTTGGGCAGAAGGTTAACCAAGGTGACAAAATTGGTATGATTAAGTTCAGTTCAGGTACGCAGCATTTTCTACCTAATTCCGTAGAAGTGCTTGTTAAACCTGGGGATAAGGTGCAAGCGGGCATCACTCCAATAGGGAGGTTAGTCTAA
- the disA gene encoding DNA integrity scanning diadenylate cyclase DisA, with amino-acid sequence MRSDDPVYKILKSVAPGTGLRDGLDNVLRAKTGALIVVGSNEALEPLVDGGFYINCDLTPANLYELAKMDGAIIVSEDRKKILYANTLLLPESSIPSTETGIRHRTAERVAKQTKQLVVSISQRRNVITLYKGNWRYALKDIGVILGKANQAIQTLDKYKSVLDKGLINLSALEFEEIVTFNEVAAVIQRIEMVLRIKEEIEKYIVELGTEGRLISMQLEELVAGVELESYLVIKDYCNDSEERSALDVLKNELKNLSADELLEPENIINILGYPPTVNIGEKIVYPRGFRALTKVPRIPISVIDNLIEYYGKLTNIVNASMEELDLIDGIGEVRAKLIADGLRRIREQAFFERHI; translated from the coding sequence ATGAGAAGTGATGACCCAGTATATAAAATACTAAAATCAGTAGCGCCTGGAACAGGATTACGAGATGGCTTAGATAATGTGCTTCGGGCAAAAACTGGAGCACTAATTGTTGTTGGCAGCAATGAGGCACTAGAACCATTAGTAGATGGCGGTTTTTATATTAATTGCGACCTTACTCCTGCCAATTTGTACGAGCTTGCGAAGATGGATGGTGCTATTATCGTAAGTGAGGATCGGAAGAAAATACTCTATGCGAACACACTATTGCTACCTGAATCTTCAATTCCATCAACGGAGACTGGAATTAGGCATAGGACGGCGGAACGGGTAGCGAAACAAACGAAGCAATTAGTCGTATCGATTTCCCAGCGTCGTAATGTTATCACCCTTTATAAAGGTAATTGGCGTTATGCCTTAAAGGATATCGGTGTTATCTTAGGCAAGGCTAATCAAGCAATTCAAACCCTAGATAAATACAAGTCAGTCCTAGATAAAGGATTAATTAACTTGAGTGCCTTAGAGTTCGAAGAGATAGTAACATTTAATGAAGTGGCGGCTGTAATTCAGCGTATAGAGATGGTACTAAGGATTAAAGAGGAAATAGAGAAGTATATAGTTGAATTGGGGACAGAGGGTAGACTGATTAGTATGCAGCTAGAAGAGCTCGTAGCGGGCGTGGAGCTAGAATCGTATCTGGTAATTAAGGATTACTGCAATGATAGTGAGGAGCGTAGTGCCCTAGACGTACTGAAGAATGAATTGAAAAACCTGTCTGCAGATGAGCTATTAGAGCCTGAGAATATAATTAACATTTTAGGATATCCGCCTACGGTCAACATTGGAGAAAAAATAGTCTACCCAAGAGGGTTCCGTGCCTTAACGAAGGTTCCTAGGATACCAATATCTGTTATAGATAATCTGATTGAATATTATGGGAAACTAACTAATATTGTCAACGCTTCCATGGAGGAGCTTGACCTTATTGACGGTATTGGAGAAGTAAGGGCAAAATTGATTGCTGATGGATTACGTAGAATACGCGAGCAAGCTTTTTTTGAACGGCATATTTAG
- the radA gene encoding DNA repair protein RadA, translated as MKAKTKFICQECGFESLKWYGKCPGCSQWSTLVEEIDASREKPHKRGRLFNNDVESRKATSITDVKYTQEQRMSTTIQEFDRVLGGGIVIGSLVLLGGDPGIGKSTIILQTAYHLAKSGKKVLYISGEESLSQLKMRAERLNALHENILVIADTNLDDITMQAYKHKPDLLIIDSIQTMYVPEVTSAPGSVSQVREATAKLMHLAKEHQMATIIIGHVTKQGSIAGPKVLEHMVDTVLYIEGDKNHFYRLVRTVKNRFGSTHELGVFEMNEQGLQEVKNPSEIFLPDRDKDVVGATIVASMEGSRPFLIEIQALVSPTSYVSPKRTATGIDYNRVALIMAVLEKKAGLVLQNQDAFINAVGGVRLDDPAVDLGVAVAIASSFRNTGVPHDLVAIGEIGLTGEIRSVTKLEARITEAQKLGFKRMVVPYTSRKLNASGIGLIYVKTVMEALEASLEGRI; from the coding sequence ATGAAAGCAAAAACTAAATTTATATGTCAGGAATGTGGCTTTGAATCTTTAAAGTGGTACGGTAAATGCCCTGGATGCTCACAATGGAGCACCCTAGTAGAGGAGATAGATGCGAGCAGAGAGAAGCCACATAAACGCGGGCGCCTTTTCAATAATGATGTAGAATCTAGGAAGGCGACCTCAATTACAGATGTCAAATATACTCAGGAACAACGTATGTCTACTACGATTCAGGAATTCGACAGAGTGCTAGGTGGTGGCATAGTAATAGGTTCCTTAGTACTTCTTGGCGGTGATCCGGGGATTGGCAAATCGACAATTATTTTGCAAACTGCATACCATTTGGCGAAGTCAGGTAAGAAGGTATTATATATTTCTGGTGAAGAATCGCTGAGTCAGCTAAAGATGCGCGCAGAGCGATTAAATGCCCTGCATGAAAATATTCTGGTTATAGCAGATACTAACCTCGATGATATAACAATGCAAGCGTATAAACATAAGCCCGATTTATTAATTATCGATTCAATCCAAACGATGTATGTGCCAGAAGTGACCTCGGCGCCGGGGAGTGTCTCTCAGGTCAGAGAAGCAACGGCGAAGCTTATGCATTTAGCTAAGGAACATCAAATGGCGACAATTATTATTGGGCATGTAACAAAACAGGGATCAATTGCAGGACCAAAGGTGCTAGAGCACATGGTAGACACAGTACTATATATTGAGGGAGATAAAAACCACTTTTATCGCTTAGTTCGCACGGTGAAAAATCGCTTTGGTTCCACACATGAACTTGGTGTATTCGAAATGAATGAGCAAGGGCTACAGGAAGTCAAAAATCCGTCGGAAATCTTCCTGCCTGACCGAGATAAAGATGTGGTAGGGGCTACTATTGTGGCAAGTATGGAAGGTAGCAGGCCATTTTTGATCGAAATACAAGCCTTAGTATCTCCAACAAGCTATGTAAGCCCTAAAAGAACAGCGACGGGCATTGACTATAACAGGGTTGCTTTAATAATGGCGGTATTAGAGAAAAAGGCGGGTCTGGTGCTACAAAATCAGGATGCTTTTATTAATGCTGTAGGTGGAGTACGCTTAGATGACCCTGCGGTAGATCTAGGAGTGGCAGTTGCAATTGCCTCTAGCTTTCGTAATACAGGCGTACCCCATGATTTGGTTGCTATTGGGGAAATTGGGTTAACGGGCGAGATCCGCTCAGTCACTAAGCTAGAAGCGCGTATAACTGAAGCTCAAAAGCTTGGCTTTAAGAGAATGGTAGTACCCTATACATCAAGAAAACTAAATGCTAGTGGAATTGGACTAATTTATGTCAAAACAGTTATGGAAGCATTAGAAGCAAGCTTGGAGGGAAGGATATGA
- a CDS encoding ATP-dependent Clp protease ATP-binding subunit — MLGRFTERAQKVLTLAQEETVRLGHGNVGTEHLLLGLVREGEGIAAKALLNLNVSMESIQQEIEKMIGYGENHNQTVAYTPRAKRVIELSMDEARKLGHTYVGTEHILLGLIREGEGIAARVLNNLGVSLNKAKQQVLQLLGGSELSHNQNNQNQKNNTSTPTLDSLSRDLTEVAKEGKLDPVIGRDREIERVIQILSRRTKNNPVVIGEPGVGKTAIAEGLAQRIINNEIPETLRNKRVMALDMGTAVAGTKYRGEFEDRLKKVMEEIRSAGNVILFIDELHTLIGAGGAEGAIDASNIFKPALARGELQCIGATTLDEYRKHIEKDAALERRFQPIKVDEPTREEAMRILFGLRDRYEAHHRVKITDEAIAAAVNLADRYITDRFLPDKAIDLIDEAGSKVRLKSYTQPSDVKELEKQLEEVKGEKEAAVQGQEFEKAAKMRDKEKVLKAKLEEIKSNWEQKQVRKDSEVNATDIAQIVSVWTGIPVEKISQDESARLLNIENILHQRVIGQDDAVKAVAKAIRRARAGLKDPKRPIGSFIFLGPTGVGKTELARALAESLFGDEDAMIRVDMSEYMEKHSVSRLVGSPPGYVGFDDGGQLTEKVRRKPYSVILLDEIEKAHPEVFNILLQVLDDGRLTDAKGRTVDFRNTVVIMTSNVGASMFKQTKPLGFTVDATTRDYEQMKERIMSELKKTFRPEFLNRIDELIVFHSLEQEHIASIVKLMIEELRKRLQEQGVDFELTADAEEFLAKEGFDREYGARPLKRAIQKHIEDMLSEGILLGEITEGQKIKIVLKDKHLTYKKA, encoded by the coding sequence ATGTTAGGAAGATTTACTGAAAGAGCTCAGAAGGTATTAACACTTGCACAGGAAGAAACGGTTAGGCTAGGTCATGGCAATGTCGGTACCGAGCACTTGTTGCTTGGCCTAGTGCGTGAAGGTGAAGGAATTGCTGCTAAGGCGTTATTGAATTTAAATGTAAGCATGGAAAGTATCCAACAAGAGATTGAGAAGATGATAGGCTATGGAGAAAATCACAATCAGACAGTTGCTTATACACCTAGGGCCAAGCGAGTAATCGAGCTATCTATGGATGAGGCCCGTAAGCTCGGGCATACATATGTAGGGACTGAACATATCCTGTTAGGTCTAATCCGTGAGGGCGAAGGGATTGCGGCACGAGTACTTAATAATCTTGGTGTAAGTCTAAATAAAGCTAAGCAGCAGGTTCTTCAACTGCTTGGAGGTAGTGAGCTGTCGCATAATCAGAACAACCAAAATCAAAAAAACAATACAAGCACCCCGACGCTAGACAGCCTGTCCCGTGACCTTACAGAAGTAGCTAAAGAAGGCAAGCTGGACCCAGTTATCGGTCGAGATCGTGAAATCGAGCGGGTAATTCAAATACTAAGTCGCAGGACGAAGAATAACCCCGTTGTTATTGGAGAACCAGGGGTGGGCAAAACAGCAATCGCAGAAGGGCTGGCACAACGAATTATTAATAATGAAATCCCCGAAACACTGCGTAACAAACGTGTAATGGCTTTAGATATGGGTACAGCAGTAGCAGGCACAAAATACAGAGGTGAATTTGAAGACCGACTGAAAAAAGTAATGGAGGAAATACGGAGCGCGGGTAACGTAATTCTTTTTATCGATGAGCTCCACACGTTAATTGGTGCAGGTGGTGCTGAAGGTGCAATCGATGCTTCGAATATTTTCAAGCCAGCTTTAGCCCGTGGAGAGCTTCAGTGTATAGGTGCTACTACTTTAGATGAATATCGTAAGCATATTGAGAAGGACGCTGCTTTGGAAAGGCGTTTCCAACCGATTAAGGTTGATGAGCCGACACGTGAAGAGGCAATGCGCATTTTGTTTGGTCTGAGGGATCGCTATGAAGCGCACCATCGTGTAAAGATTACAGATGAAGCAATTGCAGCTGCAGTTAATTTGGCCGACCGCTACATTACAGACAGATTTTTGCCAGATAAAGCTATAGACTTAATCGATGAGGCTGGCTCAAAGGTAAGACTAAAATCCTATACACAACCATCTGATGTGAAAGAGCTTGAAAAACAGCTAGAAGAGGTTAAGGGTGAAAAAGAGGCAGCGGTCCAAGGTCAGGAGTTTGAGAAAGCAGCAAAGATGCGTGATAAAGAGAAGGTCTTAAAGGCAAAGCTTGAAGAGATTAAAAGCAATTGGGAGCAAAAGCAAGTACGTAAGGACTCAGAAGTAAATGCAACAGACATTGCACAGATTGTTTCCGTGTGGACTGGTATACCTGTGGAAAAGATTTCACAGGATGAGTCGGCAAGGCTCTTAAATATAGAAAACATTCTTCACCAACGTGTAATTGGGCAGGATGATGCTGTTAAAGCTGTAGCAAAAGCAATTCGTCGCGCACGGGCAGGGCTTAAAGATCCCAAACGTCCAATTGGCTCATTTATTTTCTTAGGGCCTACTGGTGTAGGTAAAACTGAGCTTGCAAGGGCGCTGGCCGAGAGTTTGTTTGGTGATGAAGATGCGATGATTAGGGTAGATATGTCAGAGTACATGGAGAAACACTCTGTGTCGAGATTAGTTGGCTCACCACCAGGATATGTCGGCTTTGATGATGGTGGACAATTAACAGAAAAGGTCAGACGCAAACCATATTCAGTAATTCTATTAGATGAAATAGAAAAAGCCCATCCAGAGGTATTCAACATTTTGCTGCAGGTATTAGATGATGGGCGGTTAACGGATGCTAAAGGACGGACCGTCGACTTTAGAAATACTGTTGTTATAATGACGTCGAATGTTGGAGCAAGTATGTTTAAGCAAACAAAGCCCCTCGGGTTTACAGTTGATGCTACAACTAGGGATTATGAACAAATGAAAGAGCGCATTATGAGTGAATTGAAGAAAACATTCAGGCCTGAGTTTTTAAATAGAATTGATGAGTTGATTGTTTTCCATTCCTTAGAGCAGGAGCATATCGCAAGTATTGTCAAACTCATGATTGAGGAGCTACGTAAAAGACTGCAAGAGCAAGGGGTAGATTTCGAATTGACTGCCGATGCAGAAGAGTTTTTAGCTAAGGAAGGCTTTGATCGTGAATATGGGGCTAGACCTCTAAAAAGAGCCATTCAAAAGCATATAGAAGATATGCTGTCTGAAGGGATATTATTAGGAGAAATTACAGAAGGACAAAAAATAAAAATTGTCTTGAAGGATAAACATCTAACCTACAAAAAGGCATAA
- a CDS encoding protein arginine kinase has translation MEKYIDKGLSDWMQQDGPESDVVLSSRVRLARNIKGLPFAPLMTDKATKQLIDQARNAMNQQYLQELGSFELLKLKDISPLDRKILVEKHLISPKLDSEYMQTAVVLKDDEAANVMLNEEDHMRIQCIFPGFQLRTSYDLANQIDDSLEATIDYAFDEKLGYLTSCLTNVGTGLRASVMVHIPALVITGQVKRLLSAIQRVGLAVRGYYGEGSEAVGNLFQISNQITLGYSEDEILENLEDVIKQVIEHERDARKHVLAHMKINIEDKIYRSLGILLYARAISGQEAMERISDVRLGIDLGMLKGISANILKELMVITGPGYLQKLANRELSSDEWDSKRAKIIRERLANIQIDK, from the coding sequence ATGGAGAAATATATAGACAAAGGTCTGAGCGATTGGATGCAGCAGGATGGTCCAGAATCAGATGTTGTTTTAAGCAGCAGAGTAAGACTAGCTCGCAATATTAAAGGCTTACCCTTTGCGCCTTTAATGACTGACAAAGCCACAAAACAGCTTATTGACCAAGCGCGAAATGCCATGAACCAACAATATCTACAGGAGTTAGGGTCGTTTGAGCTATTAAAGCTTAAGGATATAAGCCCGTTAGATCGAAAAATATTAGTCGAGAAGCACTTGATAAGTCCTAAGCTCGACAGTGAATATATGCAAACAGCTGTCGTGCTGAAAGACGATGAGGCAGCGAATGTTATGCTTAATGAAGAAGATCATATGCGAATTCAATGTATATTTCCAGGATTCCAGCTACGAACGAGCTATGATTTAGCTAACCAAATAGATGATTCCTTAGAGGCCACGATTGACTATGCTTTTGATGAAAAATTGGGCTATCTAACTAGCTGTTTAACGAATGTAGGCACAGGACTTAGGGCGTCTGTTATGGTTCATATACCTGCTCTTGTGATTACTGGGCAAGTAAAGCGATTATTAAGTGCTATACAGAGAGTTGGATTAGCGGTAAGGGGTTACTATGGCGAGGGCAGCGAAGCCGTAGGTAATTTGTTTCAAATTTCTAACCAGATAACACTGGGATATAGTGAAGATGAAATCCTTGAAAACCTCGAGGATGTGATTAAACAAGTAATTGAGCATGAGCGAGATGCCCGTAAGCATGTTTTGGCACATATGAAAATAAACATAGAAGATAAAATCTACAGATCCCTAGGAATTTTATTATATGCCAGAGCAATTTCTGGTCAGGAAGCTATGGAGCGCATTTCAGACGTACGCTTAGGAATTGATTTAGGAATGTTAAAAGGTATATCCGCTAATATTTTGAAGGAGCTTATGGTTATTACTGGGCCAGGCTATCTACAAAAATTAGCTAATCGCGAACTATCTTCAGATGAATGGGATAGCAAGCGAGCCAAAATAATTCGTGAAAGATTAGCAAATATTCAAATAGATAAGTAA
- a CDS encoding UvrB/UvrC motif-containing protein codes for MDCQECKKRPAAVHLTKIINNKKSEMHLCEQCAKEKGDVSANFSFHDLLSGLLNYDNNKTNVFEQKQCQQCGMTFQQFYKVGKLGCADCYQYFGEQLDHILRKVQGKLGHTGKIPKRIAGDISVKRQISQLRQQLQNSIYEERFEEAAAFRDQIKALEKQLEQ; via the coding sequence ATGGATTGTCAAGAATGTAAAAAGCGACCAGCAGCTGTACATTTGACAAAAATTATTAACAATAAAAAAAGCGAAATGCACTTATGCGAACAATGTGCTAAAGAAAAAGGGGACGTTTCTGCTAACTTTTCATTCCACGACTTATTATCGGGACTGCTTAATTACGACAATAATAAAACTAATGTGTTTGAGCAAAAGCAATGTCAACAATGTGGTATGACATTTCAACAATTTTATAAGGTAGGAAAGCTGGGCTGTGCTGACTGCTATCAATATTTTGGCGAGCAATTAGACCACATACTTAGGAAGGTCCAAGGTAAGCTAGGCCACACAGGAAAAATACCTAAACGTATAGCGGGAGATATATCCGTGAAACGACAAATCAGCCAGCTACGTCAGCAGCTACAAAACAGTATTTATGAAGAGCGGTTTGAAGAAGCAGCAGCGTTCAGGGATCAAATCAAAGCCTTAGAAAAGCAATTAGAGCAATAA
- a CDS encoding CtsR family transcriptional regulator codes for MLSVSNIIEKHIKELFLKSNVSMIEIKRNEMADRFDCAPSQINYVMQTRFSLEKGYIVKSKRGGGGFIRIQKIDIPKQRSLHRAVMQFVGEEASQEQSLGIIQRLHDERVITNREKQMLKAAMSRDVLGDDVAFKNKFRAKLLGAMFSAILGKDL; via the coding sequence ATGCTGAGCGTTTCAAATATTATTGAGAAACATATAAAGGAACTTTTTCTAAAAAGTAACGTGTCCATGATTGAAATAAAGCGAAACGAGATGGCTGATCGATTTGACTGTGCTCCTTCGCAAATTAACTATGTGATGCAGACGAGATTTAGTCTAGAGAAAGGCTATATTGTAAAAAGCAAGCGTGGTGGTGGCGGATTTATTAGAATACAAAAAATAGATATACCTAAACAAAGAAGTCTTCATCGGGCTGTCATGCAATTTGTAGGAGAAGAGGCATCACAGGAACAGAGCCTAGGTATAATACAAAGGCTTCATGATGAGCGTGTCATTACCAATCGCGAAAAGCAAATGCTTAAGGCCGCTATGTCAAGGGATGTACTGGGGGATGACGTAGCTTTCAAGAATAAATTCCGGGCAAAGCTATTGGGTGCTATGTTTTCAGCAATCCTTGGCAAAGACCTGTGA
- a CDS encoding HAD family hydrolase, with product MKNYIFDLDGTLFQADLVAIPAFKQTFARLRKEGLYAGQPPKREQLLSMFGHTLDNIWDQILPDTEATVKTKADDYMIYYEQKYIDDGNGKLYEGTEQLLQHLKANGKRLFVASNGAEAYVKHVVHRMQIAQYFDKVYSAGEFNTSTKVDLVDRIITDYQLKNDITCMIGDRETDIEAGVKNSLMSIGCLYGYARDEQEFEQANYKIKEISDVTKISI from the coding sequence TTGAAGAATTATATTTTTGACTTAGATGGAACCTTATTTCAAGCAGATTTAGTTGCCATACCAGCATTTAAACAAACCTTTGCGCGTCTGCGTAAGGAGGGTCTCTATGCAGGTCAACCACCTAAACGAGAGCAGCTCTTATCAATGTTTGGCCATACCCTTGATAACATATGGGACCAAATCCTGCCAGATACAGAAGCCACTGTTAAAACTAAAGCCGATGATTACATGATATATTACGAACAAAAATACATTGATGATGGCAACGGAAAACTATACGAGGGTACAGAACAATTATTACAACACCTAAAAGCTAATGGGAAGCGTTTATTTGTAGCTAGTAATGGTGCAGAAGCATATGTTAAACATGTAGTACATAGGATGCAAATAGCGCAATACTTCGATAAAGTTTACAGTGCAGGGGAATTTAACACGAGTACGAAGGTAGACTTAGTGGACAGGATTATAACTGACTACCAGCTTAAAAATGATATAACATGTATGATTGGTGACAGAGAGACAGATATAGAAGCGGGTGTCAAGAACAGCTTAATGTCAATTGGTTGTTTATATGGCTATGCTAGAGACGAGCAAGAGTTTGAACAAGCCAATTATAAGATAAAAGAAATATCAGATGTAACAAAAATTTCAATATAA
- a CDS encoding methyl-accepting chemotaxis protein, translating to MKISIGRKIIIPFAVLGIFTVIALIGSFVHQNSTMSSLLELEHNVAYIESQSKEIVSDIKSGILTNDDEYAILAAQKSLAVFDAIEHLKDQVPEQAAIIEREYTDFYTSIVAVQAVFLENRTEEGAVRLQEVSDREQALNAVFNDVKMEVEHHYNQAQQLIAIMLGVVIAAFVVMITVVRFIILPKLIINPIKETVKFAEAFGEGDLTKTVPVYYDDEIGDLGKALNQGIEKTRSVMRNVLDAANDVSASSEELSATTEEILAQTQTVKHSSQEIATGMDITKDTMQSVEVFGDQVVDAASTLAGKADSGHQSVKEIEERATRLKHNAELSLENSQKMYEDKRVQVVKAIEEGKIVEEIGKMADTISGIAEQTNLLALNAAIEAARAGEQGKGFAVVADEVRKLAEHSSTTVSEIQTTISLVREAFNNLSVNTEEILKYINEIVAKDYQEMVTNGQAYLEDAELVSNLVADFAATSEQLKASMQEIDRGLKDVSEGLEEATASSHGINSNISETAGAVEDIAKVTQSQAELAEKLNELVQRFKV from the coding sequence ATGAAAATATCTATTGGTAGAAAAATCATTATTCCCTTTGCAGTTCTTGGGATATTCACTGTAATCGCGCTGATTGGGAGCTTTGTTCATCAAAACAGTACGATGTCGTCGTTGTTAGAATTAGAGCATAATGTAGCATATATAGAAAGCCAATCAAAAGAAATAGTAAGTGATATTAAAAGTGGTATTTTAACTAATGACGATGAATATGCGATTTTGGCTGCTCAAAAATCATTAGCGGTGTTTGATGCTATAGAACACTTAAAGGATCAAGTTCCAGAGCAGGCAGCAATTATAGAAAGAGAATATACCGACTTCTATACAAGTATAGTAGCTGTTCAGGCAGTATTTTTAGAAAACAGGACGGAGGAGGGTGCTGTCCGTCTGCAGGAAGTATCAGATAGGGAGCAAGCCTTGAATGCAGTATTCAATGATGTAAAAATGGAAGTGGAGCATCATTACAATCAAGCACAGCAACTCATTGCAATTATGCTGGGAGTTGTTATTGCTGCCTTCGTTGTCATGATTACAGTTGTAAGGTTTATAATATTACCTAAATTAATTATCAATCCAATTAAGGAGACTGTTAAGTTTGCTGAAGCATTTGGTGAAGGCGACTTAACGAAAACTGTCCCTGTCTATTATGATGATGAAATAGGCGACCTTGGAAAAGCATTAAATCAAGGGATTGAAAAAACTCGTAGTGTAATGAGAAATGTATTAGATGCTGCTAATGACGTAAGCGCATCAAGCGAAGAGTTATCGGCAACCACTGAAGAAATATTAGCACAGACACAGACGGTAAAGCATAGCAGTCAGGAAATTGCTACTGGTATGGATATTACGAAGGATACAATGCAGTCAGTTGAAGTGTTTGGTGATCAGGTAGTTGATGCAGCATCTACATTAGCTGGGAAAGCCGATTCTGGACACCAATCTGTAAAAGAAATTGAAGAACGTGCTACGAGATTAAAGCATAACGCGGAGCTTTCCTTGGAGAATAGTCAGAAAATGTACGAAGATAAAAGAGTACAGGTTGTAAAGGCGATTGAGGAAGGGAAAATTGTAGAAGAAATAGGTAAGATGGCTGATACAATTTCTGGCATTGCCGAGCAAACTAACCTACTAGCGTTAAATGCTGCTATTGAGGCTGCTCGTGCAGGAGAGCAAGGAAAAGGCTTTGCTGTTGTTGCTGATGAAGTCCGTAAGCTAGCTGAACACTCATCAACGACTGTTTCTGAAATACAAACTACAATTTCACTTGTTCGCGAAGCCTTCAATAATTTATCAGTTAATACGGAGGAAATTCTTAAATATATTAACGAAATAGTAGCCAAAGACTATCAAGAAATGGTTACTAATGGACAAGCATACCTTGAGGATGCAGAACTTGTAAGTAACCTAGTAGCTGATTTCGCAGCAACCAGTGAACAATTAAAAGCATCTATGCAAGAAATTGATCGAGGGTTAAAGGACGTTTCTGAGGGTCTTGAAGAAGCAACAGCAAGCTCTCATGGGATTAATAGTAATATCTCTGAAACTGCTGGAGCCGTAGAAGATATAGCGAAAGTTACACAATCGCAAGCAGAGCTGGCAGAAAAGCTGAATGAGCTTGTGCAACGCTTTAAAGTATAA